One part of the Sorangiineae bacterium MSr11954 genome encodes these proteins:
- a CDS encoding carboxypeptidase-like regulatory domain-containing protein — translation MHRASQILTASCAILAGVLLGLPSCGSSDTSGFGPAPGEDGGNPVDGSFIPRPGGGDGGKPCNTGLCLQRVTCPGGGDTTLTGTVYDPAGNVPLYNALVFVPNAKLETIPTGASCDRCDSGSNVYTGDPVSSAVTDAFGNFTLKNVPVGEKIPVVVQIGKWRREHVTVNVPACTETKLTKEQTHLPRNRGEGSIPHIAIATGGADSMECLPIRMGLDPKEFSTRGQDGRIHLYQGKGGATVKFDSGTEFASANELWSSTDTLKAYDMVILSCEGGRFADDKPPATRNALYAYESMGGRVFASHWHEIWFRLGPAPVPSIGSWNVNEIPENDRDTQLAVVNDSFPKGKAFAQWLKNVGATPQDKMLPIQQARDIMSAVTDPRAQDWATIPQYVGRHENGDKFNANPPKAVQFVSYNAPLDKPEAEACGRAVYTNLHVSAGARADHLGKTFPTQECVSGPLSEQEKALEFMLFDLSSCISKDTEPPPPPVIH, via the coding sequence ATGCACCGTGCTTCACAGATCCTTACGGCGTCGTGCGCGATCCTCGCGGGCGTCTTACTCGGCCTCCCAAGCTGCGGAAGCAGCGACACCTCCGGGTTCGGCCCCGCGCCGGGCGAAGACGGCGGCAACCCCGTGGACGGCTCCTTCATTCCGCGGCCCGGCGGCGGTGACGGCGGCAAGCCGTGCAACACGGGCCTGTGCCTTCAACGCGTCACGTGCCCCGGTGGCGGCGACACGACCCTGACGGGCACCGTCTACGATCCGGCGGGCAACGTGCCGCTCTACAACGCGCTCGTCTTCGTGCCGAACGCAAAGCTCGAGACCATCCCCACCGGCGCATCGTGCGACCGCTGCGACTCGGGCTCCAATGTTTACACGGGCGATCCCGTGAGCTCCGCGGTGACCGACGCGTTCGGAAACTTCACCCTCAAGAACGTGCCCGTGGGCGAGAAGATCCCGGTGGTCGTGCAAATCGGGAAATGGCGCCGGGAACATGTCACGGTAAATGTGCCGGCCTGCACGGAGACCAAGCTCACCAAGGAGCAGACGCACCTTCCGCGCAACCGGGGGGAGGGGAGCATTCCCCATATCGCCATCGCCACCGGCGGGGCCGACTCCATGGAGTGCTTGCCCATCCGTATGGGGCTCGACCCGAAAGAGTTCTCGACGCGAGGACAAGACGGGCGCATTCACCTGTACCAAGGCAAGGGCGGCGCGACGGTGAAGTTCGATTCGGGCACCGAGTTCGCGAGCGCGAACGAGCTGTGGAGCAGCACGGACACGCTCAAAGCCTACGATATGGTGATCCTCTCGTGCGAAGGCGGGAGGTTCGCGGACGACAAACCGCCGGCCACCCGAAACGCCCTCTATGCCTACGAGTCGATGGGCGGCCGCGTGTTCGCCTCGCACTGGCACGAGATCTGGTTTCGCCTAGGGCCCGCCCCGGTGCCCTCGATTGGAAGCTGGAACGTCAACGAAATCCCCGAGAACGACAGGGATACGCAGCTCGCGGTGGTGAACGATAGCTTCCCCAAGGGGAAAGCCTTCGCCCAATGGCTCAAAAACGTCGGCGCCACGCCCCAAGACAAGATGCTGCCCATCCAACAAGCGCGCGACATCATGAGCGCCGTCACCGATCCACGGGCCCAAGATTGGGCGACCATTCCTCAGTACGTCGGCCGGCACGAGAACGGCGACAAGTTCAACGCCAATCCGCCCAAGGCGGTGCAGTTCGTCTCGTACAACGCGCCCCTCGACAAGCCCGAGGCGGAGGCCTGCGGACGCGCCGTCTACACCAACCTGCACGTTTCGGCCGGCGCACGCGCGGACCACCTGGGCAAGACGTTTCCCACCCAAGAATGCGTCTCGGGCCCGCTCTCGGAGCAAGAAAAAGCCCTCGAGTTCATGCTCTTCGATCTCTCGTCGTGCATCTCGAAGGACACCGAGCCGCCGCCGCCCCCCGTCATCCACTGA
- a CDS encoding carboxypeptidase-like regulatory domain-containing protein, which produces MKRGSTLLIGFLTASASIVMLAPGCGSSDVSGFDNMVDEAGIPGPNPGGDFGDSGPRGGKPCTGLCQQQVRCDDGGDTTVSGIVYDPAGKVPLYNVVVYVPNAELGGIQTGASCDRCDPSLYSGNPLTGVQTDAKGQFKIPNMPVGKDIPLVIQIGKWRRTIKVPHVARCVDTPLPATETRLPRNQREGNIPLMAITTGGSDSMECLPLRMGIDISEYSIKGGPGRIHLYKGENDIEEDPSDNAYSTGKFVSSVAGGASFPASTELWNSTDRLKAYDMVILSCEGSPNPKSKPPEATKALYEYESIGGRVFASHWHEYFFRKGPEDVQKTGTWDEEAYEPTSDTYTAMGIVRTKNGDKDFPKGIAFADWLDNVKATNPRTQLSITEPRGVLTAVNASKAQEWITIPTYPRAPAVQFMSYNAPIGAADDKICGRAIFTDMHVSAGVPRGTPRDIVGEQGTQFPAGCKGYDPKDPEAVRKADLTPQEKALEFMLFDLASCVSSDDKPPPPPVIH; this is translated from the coding sequence ATGAAACGTGGCTCGACCCTGCTGATTGGCTTTCTCACCGCCTCCGCGTCGATTGTCATGCTGGCCCCTGGCTGCGGGAGCAGCGACGTCTCGGGGTTCGACAACATGGTGGACGAGGCAGGCATCCCCGGCCCCAACCCCGGCGGCGACTTCGGCGACTCGGGCCCCCGCGGCGGCAAGCCGTGCACGGGGCTCTGCCAGCAGCAAGTGCGCTGCGACGACGGCGGCGACACCACGGTGAGCGGCATCGTCTACGATCCTGCCGGCAAAGTCCCTCTGTACAACGTGGTCGTCTATGTGCCGAACGCGGAGCTCGGGGGCATCCAAACGGGCGCCTCCTGCGACCGTTGCGATCCAAGCCTCTATTCGGGCAACCCGCTCACCGGCGTGCAGACCGACGCCAAGGGCCAGTTCAAAATCCCGAACATGCCGGTCGGCAAAGACATCCCGCTGGTGATTCAAATCGGCAAATGGCGCCGGACGATCAAGGTGCCCCATGTCGCGAGGTGCGTCGACACCCCGCTCCCGGCCACCGAAACGCGTCTGCCGCGCAACCAGCGCGAGGGCAACATCCCGCTGATGGCCATCACCACGGGCGGGTCGGACTCCATGGAGTGCTTGCCGCTGCGCATGGGGATCGACATCAGCGAATATTCGATCAAGGGCGGCCCGGGCCGGATCCACCTCTACAAGGGCGAGAACGATATCGAGGAAGATCCGAGCGACAACGCGTACTCCACGGGCAAGTTCGTGAGCAGCGTCGCGGGCGGCGCCTCATTCCCGGCGTCGACCGAGCTGTGGAACAGCACCGACCGCCTCAAGGCGTACGACATGGTGATTCTGTCGTGCGAGGGGAGCCCCAACCCGAAGAGCAAGCCTCCGGAGGCCACCAAGGCCCTTTACGAGTACGAGTCCATCGGCGGTCGCGTGTTCGCATCGCACTGGCACGAGTACTTCTTCCGAAAGGGCCCCGAGGACGTGCAAAAGACGGGCACCTGGGACGAAGAGGCCTACGAGCCCACGAGCGACACCTACACGGCCATGGGCATCGTGCGAACCAAAAACGGCGACAAAGACTTTCCGAAGGGCATCGCCTTCGCCGACTGGCTCGACAACGTCAAGGCGACCAACCCGCGCACGCAGCTCAGCATCACCGAGCCCCGCGGCGTGCTCACCGCCGTGAACGCGAGCAAGGCGCAAGAGTGGATCACGATCCCCACGTATCCGCGCGCACCCGCCGTACAATTCATGTCCTACAACGCCCCCATCGGCGCAGCCGACGACAAAATCTGCGGCCGCGCCATCTTCACCGACATGCACGTGTCGGCCGGCGTCCCCCGCGGAACCCCGCGCGACATCGTCGGCGAACAAGGCACTCAATTTCCGGCGGGCTGCAAGGGCTACGATCCCAAGGATCCGGAGGCCGTCCGCAAAGCCGATCTGACCCCGCAGGAAAAGGCGCTCGAGTTCATGTTGTTCGACCTGGCATCCTGCGTATCCAGCGACGACAAGCCGCCGCCTCCGCCCGTCATTCATTGA
- a CDS encoding protein kinase, protein MSVGAEQGQEAGMEALGVGSPASTFGKYHLFATLGRGGMADVFLSIARGPMGFNKLAVIKRLRSNLADDPAFRNMFLDEARLAARLNHPNIVHTYEVGEKDGNYFIAMEYLEGQSLNKIIREAVKRNEVFDQAFCARIISDALAGLECAHALVDYDGRPLNIIHRDVSPHNVFVTYGGQAKLVDFGIAKAALSSTETEIGVLKGKVAYMSPEQAVGGPIDRRADVFSMGICLWEMLTRQRLMTGDSAASTLHRLLHLPIPAVSSVRADIDPELDAIVGRALEKEPRFRFQTAQEMRDALDSFLTATGRPIRQDEIGRKMSSMFSRVREEVQKQIQEHMAKVTAATSTEELALLNAEAIRRAGNGMGSSPSSAQLMRLGVSGGSGSGIVPNFSGYSAAPGFSQASQPVIAAEPKKSRLAVILLSVVVGILAIAVIFLYAQGQRGGTAQANKGDPPARGPEAPRADNSGSASGAGQAGQATGAATGIVGGSGVGVVPQPGTSPGTSAASGAMAGSPVHSGRVAQSGGGRTRTQPPPHPTGTAASGPAPAEKADDGFLTLDTYPWTKVSEGGRVLGTTPILRVPLAAGSHTLTLENPDDGIKQSFTVTIKSGETFNKRLGLK, encoded by the coding sequence ATGTCGGTTGGGGCCGAACAAGGCCAAGAAGCCGGGATGGAGGCGCTCGGGGTGGGCTCCCCCGCCTCGACGTTCGGCAAATATCACCTGTTCGCCACCTTGGGGCGCGGAGGCATGGCAGATGTTTTTCTGTCGATTGCCCGCGGCCCCATGGGGTTCAACAAGCTCGCGGTCATCAAACGGTTGCGGTCGAACCTGGCCGACGATCCCGCGTTCCGCAACATGTTCCTCGACGAGGCCCGGCTGGCGGCGCGGCTGAATCACCCGAACATCGTTCACACGTACGAGGTCGGCGAGAAGGACGGCAACTACTTCATCGCCATGGAGTACCTCGAGGGTCAGTCCCTCAACAAAATCATCCGCGAGGCGGTGAAGCGCAACGAGGTGTTCGACCAAGCCTTCTGCGCCCGTATCATCTCCGATGCGCTGGCCGGTCTGGAGTGTGCGCACGCGCTCGTCGACTACGACGGCCGCCCGCTCAACATCATCCACCGCGACGTGAGCCCGCACAACGTCTTCGTGACCTACGGCGGCCAGGCCAAATTGGTGGACTTCGGCATCGCCAAGGCCGCCCTCAGCTCCACCGAGACGGAGATCGGCGTCCTCAAAGGCAAGGTCGCGTACATGTCGCCGGAGCAGGCGGTGGGCGGCCCCATCGATCGCCGGGCCGACGTGTTCTCCATGGGCATCTGTTTGTGGGAGATGCTCACCCGCCAGCGCCTGATGACGGGCGACTCGGCCGCGAGCACCCTGCACCGCCTTCTGCACCTGCCCATCCCCGCCGTCTCGTCGGTGCGGGCGGACATCGATCCCGAGCTCGACGCCATCGTGGGCCGCGCGCTGGAGAAAGAGCCGCGATTCCGCTTTCAGACCGCCCAAGAAATGCGCGACGCGCTCGATAGCTTCCTCACGGCGACGGGGCGGCCGATCCGGCAGGACGAGATCGGCCGCAAGATGTCCTCCATGTTCTCGCGGGTGCGCGAGGAGGTGCAGAAGCAAATCCAAGAGCACATGGCGAAGGTCACCGCGGCCACCAGCACCGAGGAGCTGGCGCTGCTCAACGCCGAGGCCATTCGCCGCGCGGGCAACGGCATGGGCTCATCGCCCTCCAGCGCGCAGTTGATGCGCCTGGGGGTGAGCGGCGGGAGCGGGAGCGGGATCGTCCCCAACTTCAGCGGCTACTCCGCCGCGCCGGGCTTTAGCCAGGCGTCGCAGCCGGTGATCGCGGCCGAGCCCAAAAAGAGCCGGCTGGCGGTCATTCTGCTGTCGGTGGTGGTCGGCATCCTGGCCATCGCGGTCATCTTCCTCTATGCGCAAGGGCAGCGCGGCGGCACCGCGCAGGCGAACAAAGGCGATCCGCCGGCCCGCGGTCCGGAGGCTCCCCGCGCCGATAATTCCGGGTCCGCATCGGGAGCAGGCCAAGCGGGCCAAGCGACGGGCGCGGCCACCGGCATCGTCGGCGGCTCGGGGGTGGGCGTGGTCCCGCAACCCGGTACGTCGCCGGGTACGTCCGCCGCGTCGGGTGCGATGGCAGGGAGCCCGGTGCACTCGGGGCGCGTGGCCCAGAGCGGCGGCGGGCGCACGCGAACGCAGCCCCCACCGCACCCCACGGGCACGGCCGCGTCGGGACCTGCGCCCGCCGAGAAGGCCGACGACGGGTTCTTGACGCTCGACACGTATCCGTGGACGAAGGTGAGCGAGGGCGGGCGCGTCTTGGGGACCACGCCCATCCTCCGCGTGCCGCTGGCGGCCGGGTCGCACACCTTGACCTTGGAGAACCCGGACGACGGCATCAAACAGTCGTTTACGGTGACCATCAAGAGCGGCGAGACATTCAACAAGCGCCTCGGTCTAAAGTAG
- a CDS encoding cytidine/deoxycytidylate deaminase family protein has protein sequence MARARVSWDEYFMNIAREVSTRSTCDRKFVGAVIVRDRIILATGYNGSIRGMPHCDDVGHLMEDGHCVRTVHAEANAIVQAARNGVRIDAADIYVTASPCWICFRLIANAGIQRIAFGEFYRDPRVFEMSQALGIELVDMSPKGSAA, from the coding sequence ATGGCCCGAGCACGCGTTTCCTGGGACGAGTATTTCATGAACATCGCGCGGGAGGTCTCCACCCGCTCGACGTGCGATCGCAAGTTCGTGGGCGCCGTCATCGTGCGCGACCGCATCATCCTGGCGACCGGGTACAACGGGTCGATCCGAGGGATGCCGCACTGCGACGACGTCGGCCATCTGATGGAGGACGGGCACTGCGTGCGCACCGTGCACGCGGAGGCCAACGCCATCGTTCAGGCCGCACGCAATGGCGTCCGCATCGACGCGGCGGACATTTACGTCACCGCATCGCCTTGCTGGATTTGCTTCCGCCTGATCGCCAACGCGGGCATCCAGCGCATCGCGTTCGGCGAGTTTTACCGCGACCCGCGGGTGTTCGAAATGTCGCAGGCGCTCGGCATCGAGCTCGTGGACATGTCGCCGAAAGGATCCGCCGCGTGA
- a CDS encoding D-alanine--D-alanine ligase, translating into MSVAPESPSRLRVAVIQGGPSSEAGVSRASAAAVHQALTEAGHDVTRLELDTGIFEALLRGKFDVVHPAVHGAVGEDGCLQGVLEVLGLAYVGSDVKASAVAMDKVYARRQFELAELPVARGISLSRDAEKTPRAAAEFARQVVGASVVVKPSASGSAVGVSRHEADAPDAQVAAAIEAVWELGDAALVEHFAHGREVTCGVLDLQGEQAYALPPTEILAPNDAFYTFEARYAPGRSVHRCPAPLGDELTRRVQELALQAHRALGCRDLSRVDFVVGDGADASSCIVLEVNTLPGFTSTSLYPEAAAAVGIPFPRLCDALVRSAHRRGPSRRNAPLAFPGAVQS; encoded by the coding sequence ATGTCCGTAGCTCCTGAATCGCCCTCGCGTCTTCGTGTAGCCGTCATCCAGGGAGGCCCTTCCTCCGAAGCCGGTGTGAGCCGCGCCTCCGCCGCCGCCGTGCATCAAGCCCTCACCGAGGCCGGGCACGACGTGACCCGTCTCGAGCTCGATACCGGCATCTTCGAGGCGCTCTTGCGCGGCAAGTTCGATGTGGTGCACCCCGCGGTGCACGGCGCCGTGGGCGAGGACGGGTGCCTCCAGGGCGTGCTCGAGGTGCTGGGCCTGGCCTACGTGGGCTCCGACGTGAAGGCCAGCGCCGTGGCCATGGACAAAGTGTACGCGCGGCGTCAATTCGAGCTGGCCGAGCTGCCGGTGGCGCGCGGCATCTCGCTCTCCCGCGACGCCGAAAAAACGCCGCGCGCGGCCGCCGAGTTTGCGCGCCAGGTCGTCGGCGCCAGCGTGGTGGTCAAGCCTTCGGCGAGCGGTTCGGCGGTCGGCGTGAGCCGGCACGAGGCGGATGCGCCCGACGCGCAGGTGGCCGCGGCCATCGAGGCGGTGTGGGAGCTGGGCGACGCGGCCCTGGTGGAGCATTTTGCGCACGGCCGCGAGGTCACCTGCGGCGTGCTCGATCTGCAGGGCGAGCAGGCGTACGCGCTCCCGCCCACCGAGATCCTGGCCCCCAACGACGCCTTCTACACCTTCGAAGCGCGCTACGCGCCCGGGCGCAGCGTGCACCGCTGTCCGGCCCCATTGGGCGACGAGCTCACGCGCCGGGTGCAGGAGCTGGCCTTGCAGGCGCACCGCGCGCTCGGCTGCCGCGATCTGTCGCGCGTCGACTTCGTGGTGGGCGACGGCGCCGATGCCTCGTCGTGCATCGTGCTCGAGGTCAATACGCTCCCCGGCTTCACCAGCACCAGCTTGTACCCGGAGGCCGCGGCCGCGGTGGGCATCCCCTTTCCGCGCTTGTGTGACGCCCTCGTCCGCAGCGCCCACCGCCGCGGCCCGTCCCGCCGCAACGCACCGCTCGCGTTTCCCGGCGCCGTGCAGTCCTAG